A DNA window from Candidatus Acidulodesulfobacterium acidiphilum contains the following coding sequences:
- the ilvD gene encoding dihydroxy-acid dehydratase, whose protein sequence is MRSDNIKEGIDRTPHRSLLYATGMTKSDMKKPFIGIASSFTDLIPGHVGIRDLERAAENGVYSNGGRPFVFGIPGICDGVAMGHRGMHYSLPSRELIADMIETIAEAHSLDGLILLTNCDKITPGMLMASLRLNIPAIVVTAGPMLSGHYHGNRLSFVRDTFEAVAKFRINEITEKELNDLEMCACPGQGSCQGLYTANTMACMTEVLGMSLPGAGTALAGSAIKKRIAFESGARVVDLIRNQILPRNIVTVDSFKNAIAVDMALGGSSNSVLHLLAIANEAGIKLDLRLFDEISKNTPQLTSLRPAGEYFLEDLDFAGGIPSLLYELKDFINTKSMNVSGKSIGEIISNVNYVNNEVIRKADNPYRKEGGIAVLFGNLAPNGAIIKSSGVTSSMMKFKGTAVVFDSEESAMENISKGKVKEGDIVVIRFEGPKGGPGMREMLAPTSQIVGMGLGEKVALITDGRFSGGTRGPCVGHVSPEAQEGGPIALVKNGDKIEIDIPNRKLSIDVSEAELIERKKQFTKKPKKIDYGYLSRYSEIVSSADEGAIVNRNIRK, encoded by the coding sequence ATGAGAAGCGATAATATTAAGGAAGGGATTGACAGGACTCCGCACAGGTCACTGCTATATGCAACAGGAATGACTAAATCCGATATGAAAAAACCTTTCATAGGTATAGCGTCAAGTTTTACCGATTTAATTCCCGGACATGTAGGAATAAGAGACCTTGAAAGGGCGGCTGAAAACGGCGTTTACAGCAACGGCGGACGCCCTTTCGTATTTGGAATCCCTGGTATTTGCGACGGCGTAGCTATGGGGCACAGGGGTATGCACTATTCGCTTCCTTCAAGGGAACTTATTGCGGATATGATAGAAACTATTGCAGAAGCGCACAGTCTTGACGGACTTATACTGCTTACCAACTGCGATAAAATAACGCCGGGTATGCTTATGGCGTCTTTACGCCTTAATATTCCGGCTATCGTCGTTACCGCAGGCCCAATGCTTTCAGGACACTATCACGGGAACAGACTTTCTTTCGTCCGCGATACTTTTGAGGCGGTAGCAAAGTTCAGAATAAACGAAATTACGGAAAAAGAGCTTAACGACCTTGAAATGTGCGCATGCCCCGGGCAGGGTTCATGTCAGGGTCTTTACACGGCTAATACAATGGCTTGCATGACCGAAGTTCTTGGAATGTCCCTGCCTGGCGCCGGTACTGCGCTTGCAGGTTCCGCTATCAAAAAAAGGATAGCTTTTGAGAGCGGCGCAAGGGTAGTCGATTTGATTAGAAACCAAATCCTGCCGAGAAATATAGTAACTGTAGATTCTTTTAAAAATGCTATTGCAGTAGATATGGCGCTGGGCGGTTCTTCCAACTCGGTGCTTCACCTTCTTGCCATAGCAAATGAAGCGGGAATTAAACTTGACTTGAGGCTTTTCGACGAAATTTCTAAAAATACGCCTCAGCTTACAAGTTTAAGGCCTGCAGGAGAATATTTCCTCGAAGACCTCGATTTTGCAGGAGGCATCCCATCCCTTTTGTATGAACTTAAAGATTTTATAAACACTAAATCTATGAACGTAAGCGGCAAATCTATAGGCGAAATAATATCTAACGTTAATTACGTGAATAACGAAGTTATAAGAAAAGCAGATAATCCTTACCGCAAAGAAGGCGGTATAGCCGTTTTATTTGGGAATTTAGCGCCTAACGGAGCTATTATTAAATCCAGCGGCGTAACCTCTTCAATGATGAAGTTTAAAGGAACGGCGGTCGTTTTCGACAGCGAAGAATCCGCTATGGAAAATATTTCTAAAGGAAAAGTCAAAGAAGGAGACATCGTAGTTATAAGATTTGAAGGCCCAAAAGGAGGACCAGGAATGCGTGAAATGCTTGCTCCTACTTCTCAAATAGTCGGAATGGGACTCGGCGAAAAAGTAGCTCTTATTACCGACGGCAGATTTTCCGGCGGAACGAGAGGTCCATGCGTCGGACACGTATCTCCGGAGGCTCAAGAAGGAGGACCTATAGCCTTGGTAAAAAACGGCGATAAAATAGAAATAGATATTCCCAATAGAAAATTGAGCATAGATGTTTCAGAAGCCGAATTAATCGAAAGAAAAAAACAATTTACAAAAAAACCTAAAAAAATAGACTACGGTTATCTATCTAGATACTCCGAAATAGTATCTTCGGCTGACGAAGGAGCAATAGTAAACAGAAATATAAGGAAATAA
- a CDS encoding DUF465 domain-containing protein, translated as MDETERKTAEILAEKDENFKKIYKEHIEIGKALDKFSTKPFLTPEEQKTIKELKLKKLNGNDIMKKIIKEKIAGVG; from the coding sequence TTGGATGAAACGGAAAGAAAAACGGCTGAAATTTTAGCCGAAAAAGACGAGAATTTCAAGAAGATTTATAAAGAACATATAGAAATTGGAAAGGCTTTGGATAAATTCAGCACCAAGCCTTTTTTAACCCCTGAAGAACAAAAAACCATAAAAGAGTTAAAGTTAAAAAAATTAAACGGCAACGATATTATGAAAAAGATTATTAAAGAAAAAATTGCCGGAGTAGGATAA
- the ilvB gene encoding biosynthetic-type acetolactate synthase large subunit, protein MTGSKIIIESLINEGVDTIFGYPGGAVLNIYDELLNYKDKIKHVLVRHEQGAAHAADGYARASGKVGVVLVTSGPGATNTITGIATANMDSVPMVIITGQVPTNLIGNDAFQEADTVGITRPCTKHNYLVKDIKDLARTIKEAFYIASTGRPGPVLIDIPKDITSSVYEFDYPETVQLHGYNPTYFGHHIQIAKLASEILKAKKPLLYIGGGVISSNASTELFELAELLDLPITSTLMGLGGFPSCHPLFFGMLGMHGTYPSNMAISNADFIVAVGARFDDRVTGKVEEFGKNAKFAHIDIDPSSIGKNVKIEIPVVGDVKSVLSSLLEVLHGRNEEISAAKYERLGWLEEINAWKYEHPLTYKMNDVIKPQYVIEKIYELTGGDAIIATEVGQSQMWTAQFYKFKNARTLLTSGGLGTMGFGFPAAIGAQIAHPDKIVFDIAGDGSIQMNIQELATAVQYNLPVKIAIINNNFLGMIRQWQELFYHKRYSFSEMNVNPDFVKLAEAYGAVGLRAKDPDDVVPVIEKALSIKKPVIMDFIVDREESVYPMVAPGSPITGMLLV, encoded by the coding sequence ATGACCGGTTCAAAGATAATTATCGAAAGTCTTATAAATGAAGGCGTAGATACGATATTCGGTTATCCAGGCGGCGCAGTTTTAAATATTTATGATGAACTATTAAATTACAAAGATAAAATTAAGCATGTGCTGGTAAGACATGAGCAGGGGGCAGCCCACGCCGCAGACGGTTATGCCAGGGCATCCGGCAAAGTAGGAGTAGTTTTGGTTACGTCAGGTCCGGGCGCTACTAATACTATAACCGGTATTGCAACCGCTAATATGGATTCAGTGCCTATGGTTATTATTACCGGCCAGGTGCCTACAAATCTTATAGGCAACGATGCTTTTCAGGAAGCCGATACCGTAGGTATAACCAGACCGTGCACTAAGCATAATTATTTGGTTAAGGATATAAAAGACCTTGCAAGAACCATTAAAGAGGCTTTTTATATAGCTTCTACCGGAAGACCGGGACCCGTATTAATAGATATACCTAAAGATATTACTTCTAGCGTGTATGAGTTTGATTATCCTGAAACCGTTCAACTGCATGGATATAATCCTACCTATTTTGGACACCATATACAGATCGCAAAACTTGCTTCAGAAATTTTAAAAGCCAAAAAACCTTTGCTGTATATAGGAGGCGGGGTAATAAGCTCCAATGCTTCCACGGAACTTTTTGAACTGGCTGAATTGCTTGACCTCCCAATAACTTCGACTTTGATGGGTCTTGGCGGATTTCCGTCATGTCATCCTCTTTTTTTCGGCATGTTAGGCATGCATGGTACCTATCCCTCAAATATGGCAATATCTAATGCCGATTTTATAGTTGCCGTAGGAGCTAGATTTGACGACAGGGTTACGGGAAAAGTAGAAGAATTCGGTAAAAATGCTAAGTTTGCACATATAGACATAGATCCGTCTTCTATAGGAAAGAACGTAAAAATAGAAATACCCGTTGTGGGCGACGTTAAGTCCGTTTTAAGCAGCCTTCTTGAAGTTTTACATGGCAGAAACGAAGAAATATCGGCAGCAAAATATGAAAGATTGGGCTGGCTCGAAGAAATAAACGCATGGAAATACGAACATCCGCTTACTTATAAAATGAACGACGTAATTAAGCCTCAGTATGTAATTGAAAAAATTTATGAACTTACCGGAGGAGATGCAATCATAGCTACGGAAGTGGGTCAAAGCCAGATGTGGACCGCGCAATTTTATAAATTTAAAAATGCCAGGACTTTATTGACATCCGGCGGTCTTGGAACTATGGGTTTCGGATTTCCGGCTGCTATCGGCGCGCAGATAGCCCATCCTGATAAAATCGTTTTCGATATAGCCGGCGACGGAAGCATTCAGATGAATATTCAAGAACTTGCAACGGCGGTGCAGTATAATCTGCCGGTCAAAATAGCTATAATAAATAATAATTTTCTAGGCATGATAAGACAGTGGCAGGAACTGTTTTATCATAAAAGATATTCATTTTCGGAAATGAACGTTAATCCGGATTTCGTAAAACTTGCCGAAGCATACGGAGCTGTTGGTTTAAGGGCTAAAGATCCGGATGACGTAGTTCCAGTAATAGAAAAGGCGCTGTCTATAAAAAAACCCGTAATAATGGATTTTATAGTCGACAGAGAAGAAAGCGTATATCCGATGGTTGCGCCTGGTTCGCCTATTACAGGTATGCTTTTGGTTTAA
- the tsaB gene encoding tRNA (adenosine(37)-N6)-threonylcarbamoyltransferase complex dimerization subunit type 1 TsaB, which produces MFLSMDSSNGYSNLLAADENFNILSESISDFHEKHSVLIFKQLDEIVYKAGIKLTDLKGIAVILGPGSYTGIRVSLTIAKTLSYVLKTAVVGLGSLSVCAYRAAKENSGLEKIIAVCYASKDRYYVSEFSSATKYFEGQIKTDLLNLEEIRLFLNSMEDKPLLTYGFNNESDCSFIEDKLKKAVSGLLFLDLKDTPYFAAKYTIERYKINGDNIFNEQYSEELSPYYVYGNGPF; this is translated from the coding sequence ATGTTTTTATCTATGGACAGCTCCAACGGTTATTCCAACCTGTTGGCAGCCGATGAAAATTTTAATATTCTTTCAGAATCGATATCGGATTTTCATGAAAAACATTCCGTTCTTATTTTTAAGCAGTTAGATGAAATAGTATACAAGGCCGGTATAAAATTAACGGATTTAAAAGGAATAGCCGTTATTCTGGGACCCGGTTCTTATACCGGTATCAGGGTTTCTTTGACGATAGCGAAAACGCTGTCTTATGTGCTTAAAACGGCGGTAGTCGGACTTGGGAGTTTATCTGTTTGCGCATACAGAGCAGCTAAAGAAAACTCCGGATTAGAAAAAATTATTGCGGTTTGCTATGCATCGAAAGACCGTTACTATGTTTCCGAATTTTCTTCGGCGACTAAATATTTTGAAGGACAAATTAAAACCGATCTTTTAAATTTAGAAGAAATACGCCTTTTTTTAAACTCTATGGAAGATAAACCGCTTTTGACGTATGGTTTTAACAATGAAAGCGATTGTTCGTTTATAGAAGATAAATTAAAAAAAGCGGTTTCAGGCTTATTATTTTTAGACCTTAAAGATACGCCTTATTTTGCTGCTAAATATACCATAGAAAGGTATAAAATAAACGGAGATAATATTTTCAACGAACAATACTCCGAAGAGCTTTCTCCTTATTATGTTTACGGCAACGGTCCTTTTTAA
- the rseP gene encoding RIP metalloprotease RseP: MFDSIALDILAFLIVISIIVLIHEFGHFIVAKKLGVKVEKFSLGFGPKIFGRQLGETEYLVSALPLGGYVKLTGEDPSEELPPEDRERSYSNLSPYKKFLIIFCGPFFNFILAAIIFTIIFMSGRPVLKPIIGGLLKGKPAIKAGLKKGEIITSVNGIKVHSWAGLAENIEKYGKKTLKLGVEEKIGSKIINSFVSVKPQLIAGFNIYKQKIKRYIIGITPSNSKNAVFYRYTGILDSFYSALKEIWFIIYITIVSLFYLITGKLPASDLGGPIMIAQLSGRAASLGISDFFYFVAFISVNIGLVNLFPIPALDGGHLLFSIIEMVKRSPLSVKFQETAVKIGFAFLILLLLFVSYNDILRSIKT, encoded by the coding sequence ATGTTTGATAGCATAGCGTTAGATATATTGGCATTTTTAATAGTAATAAGCATTATAGTTCTTATCCACGAGTTTGGACACTTTATAGTAGCGAAAAAATTAGGCGTAAAAGTCGAGAAGTTTTCCTTGGGTTTTGGGCCTAAAATTTTCGGCAGGCAGTTAGGAGAAACGGAATACCTTGTTTCGGCGCTTCCTCTCGGCGGATACGTTAAACTTACAGGAGAAGACCCGTCCGAGGAATTGCCTCCCGAAGACAGAGAACGTTCATACAGTAATCTGTCGCCGTATAAAAAGTTTCTTATAATATTTTGCGGACCGTTTTTTAATTTTATTTTAGCGGCTATCATATTTACTATCATTTTTATGTCAGGAAGGCCAGTTTTAAAACCTATTATAGGCGGTCTTTTGAAAGGCAAACCGGCAATAAAGGCAGGACTTAAAAAAGGCGAAATTATTACAAGCGTTAACGGAATAAAGGTTCATTCTTGGGCAGGTTTAGCAGAAAACATAGAAAAATACGGAAAAAAAACTTTAAAGCTTGGAGTGGAAGAAAAAATAGGAAGTAAAATTATAAATTCTTTCGTATCCGTTAAACCGCAGTTAATAGCAGGCTTTAATATATATAAGCAAAAAATAAAAAGATATATAATAGGAATAACCCCTTCAAATTCAAAAAATGCTGTTTTTTATAGATACACCGGTATCCTAGATTCTTTTTATTCGGCATTAAAAGAGATATGGTTTATTATTTATATTACTATAGTCAGTCTTTTTTATCTGATAACGGGAAAACTTCCCGCAAGCGATTTAGGAGGACCTATAATGATAGCTCAGCTTTCCGGGCGGGCAGCCAGTTTAGGTATTTCCGATTTCTTTTATTTTGTAGCATTCATAAGCGTTAATATAGGCCTTGTAAACCTTTTTCCTATTCCCGCGTTGGATGGAGGACATCTGTTATTTTCGATAATAGAAATGGTAAAGAGAAGTCCGTTAAGCGTTAAGTTTCAAGAAACTGCGGTTAAAATAGGTTTTGCGTTTTTAATATTGCTGCTTCTGTTCGTTTCTTACAACGATATATTACGCTCTATAAAAACTTAA